A stretch of DNA from Microtus pennsylvanicus isolate mMicPen1 chromosome 20, mMicPen1.hap1, whole genome shotgun sequence:
GGGTGACAGAAAAGGCATGAGAAACAGACACggcttttaaaaacagaaaactgccaggcgatggtggcgcacgcctttaatcccagcactcgggaggcagaggcaggcggatctctgtgagttcgagaccagcctggtctacagagctagttccaggacaggctccaaagccacagggaaaccctgtctcgaaaaaccaaaaataaaataaaataaaataaaaacagaaaactaggGTCACATAGAGAAATGGTAAGTGGTCTCAGTATTTgctatggatatatatatatatatatatatatatatatatatatatatatgtctctagatacatacatatatctctAGTATAATAAATACAATTCATAATAATGTCTATTAATTATTGGAAAGAcatgtaaatattaaatatgttgCCTAAAAAGTAGAGCAATATATATTTTAGaactattttcttgtttttctttttctttctttcttcctttttttttatttttttttatttttttgagataaggtttttctgtgtagccctagctgtcctggaactccttctgaagaccaggcttgccttgaactcagagatccacctgctgctgcatccgtgtgctgggattaaaggcgtgcaccactacctcccagcagaattatttctatttaaaatggTTAGAGTAAGTTTTACACCATAAAGGGATAAAAGTGTGATTATGTGGTCCATACTCCACTTATTCTCTGGTAAAGTGAGGCAGAGTCATTTCTTTAATGTAGAACTGGCTGATCTCCATTTAACAATACAGTCCATCAAAAGGTACACAGTAAACTTAATAGTCATCGGCTCCCTTATTTTCTAGGTTATATTTTCCCAAAGTCCCCTTTTCTCCTGAACTTGAATATGCTATGAAATCGTGAACTTTCCCTTTGAGAACCAGCAGTTCGTTTTGCATCTTTAGCAGGCTGTTGTCATACTGAATTCCCTCAAGGGTCTTCTGCATCTCCATTATTTCAGACACCGCCCTTAGCATATCGTCCTCCATGTTAAACATCTGCACAGTGaggtcttccattttcttttctgtccccatCAGGTCCTGAGAGACTCTGAGGACAGAGTGGATCGCATTTTCTATAGCTGGCAAATGGGCCTTGCACTCTTCAACTTTGGGTTCATAGTTGGCAAGTTTACTGGTCAGCTCCTCATCTCTGGCTAGGAGTGAATGTTGCTCTTCTTCTAGCTTCTCAACGGCTTTTGTGTCGGAGCTGAGCTGGGCCTCTACTCGGAGAAGATCCTCCTCTTCTTGTCTGTTTACTGTTCTGATGTTTCGTAGTGTGCTGTCTTCCAAATCTTTTAGCCGTTCAGTGAGCAGTTTCATTTCTTGCTCGGCTGAGTTAATTTTCATGGTAACTTGAGAATGTATATGCTTTGCTTCTGATTTGAAAGTGGCTGTATTATTGC
This window harbors:
- the Ikbip gene encoding inhibitor of nuclear factor kappa-B kinase-interacting protein isoform X1 encodes the protein MSEVKSRKKPGPKGAAGDPEKRSDGRKNPEARGGAGWADPRTGLSLLSLATCLGLAWLVFQQSEKFSKLETQYQLLQIESKEFQGLQTTISLISDKLESTESILQEAAPSMALMTQFEQEVSGLQRSIHDIEDSEEMLTQKMQSLNEKFQTITDFWERTLAEMSNNTATFKSEAKHIHSQVTMKINSAEQEMKLLTERLKDLEDSTLRNIRTVNRQEEEDLLRVEAQLSSDTKAVEKLEEEQHSLLARDEELTSKLANYEPKVEECKAHLPAIENAIHSVLRVSQDLMGTEKKMEDLTVQMFNMEDDMLRAVSEIMEMQKTLEGIQYDNSLLKMQNELLVLKGKVHDFIAYSSSGEKGTLGKYNLENKGADDY